The window CGGGTCATCGTGGACATCAAGGACTCGATCCACCAGTGCGACCCCCTGGTCAAAGTCGAGGCCGGCCACAACATCCAACGCATCCGCTCCAGCCAGTACTCGGAAAGACCCTCCAAGATAGTCCGCGTGGTCATAGACCTGACCCGGTTCGAGCCCTACTCCCTGACGAAAGAGGGCAACACCATCGAGGTCC of the bacterium genome contains:
- a CDS encoding AMIN domain-containing protein; amino-acid sequence: MKLRPSIVMVVLLSATAALAQTPRISSVEFSTDADGNEIVTITGDAVGLTSLAYDVFSLEDPPRVIVDIKDSIHQCDPLVKVEAGHNIQRIRSSQYSERPSKIVRVVIDLTRFEPYSLTKEGNTIEV